The Macadamia integrifolia cultivar HAES 741 unplaced genomic scaffold, SCU_Mint_v3 scaffold3370, whole genome shotgun sequence DNA window TCGATCTCCTTCAATATGGCTAGTGGAAGACGAAACAGAAAGAAACAGATCATCTgtacaaaaatattttctaagagaaaaattatatttgaatTATCATACTTCTCCCATCCTATGAATTCATAAATGATTAAACATTCAGTTGTAACCAAAGCCTCATGTTTTGAAGCCAACGAACCAAATTTTTGTCCTATAGCACGAATAACGCACTTAAGATCatcaaattccttgaattggTTCTTGAATCCATGCAAGACAATCTTGGTTCGGAACCAATGGTTGGGATTCTTCGATTGAGCCCACACTTCTTTTGTCATTACCCATCTTGTTTCATTTATCATGCTGGAAGTGTTGATATGCAAGAAACTCTGTACtcatatttggttttttttttctaagaatcagcaaattttagtaataaACAATTGAAGatcaaagaatgagagagaaaaacaaaTTATTGAACTActtttccaccttcggcatggtcATCAGCAGAAAAAGCAACCCAACCAAAGGAAATACAATCAAATGGTTACGagaacctaaatctaggtctcAATTGAGCATCCCAATTAATATCAAATACAAGAAAAGATGGAATAACATCTCAAGTTGAAAAAAATATAGTTAAGGCAGCATGCTTTGCCATTGTCCGCTACACAGTTGATCTCACGGAAGCAGTGGGATATATACCATAAACAAGAATCTAGGTAGCTCTTAATACCACCAATCCTGCTGAAACatccatggaattttttttgttcttgatgCACATTACGACGGCCATTGAATCGCATTCAATCCAGGGCTTTCGGATATTCATTGATCTTGTATGATTGATACCAGCAAAAAAAGCTATGAATCCAGCAACAAAGTTTGAAGAAATCCCTTCATAATTTGCAAACAACCTAGAGGGAATCCCCTGGTCGTCATGCAAAATCCCTCCAGCCCCAGAGCAACCAGGATTTCCGAGCGAGCACCCATCAATATTGAGCTTCCAATATACCAAGGGAAGGCATTGCCAAGGTACTTTAACAATCTTCCTTGTTGTTGATGGAGATATCAGTACCTTTAACTGTCTGGAAAATACAAGCTCCGATACCGACTTGATATTGATTGGAACTAACTtggaaaaatcaattaaatctcTCAACACTGCCTTGACCACAAAAGAATGATTTCTTTCCAAACATTCATATTTCCGTTTGTTCCTTGCAGACCATATATGGTATGGAATAAGAATAATCACAGCCATCTAAAGCTTGCTCAACCCAACGATTTTTCCTTTCCGTTTCCACCATGAGAATAATTCCTCGATGGACGGAAAATCACACCGTGATACTAGTATGTCTGTACTCATATTTGGCATCTCTTGTaatccatggaaattttttttgtaaccTCTCTAAATATTGTTTCCATGTATCTTGCTAATTTTCGAATGAAGTCAAATGTAGACAT harbors:
- the LOC122068081 gene encoding uncharacterized protein LOC122068081, whose product is MAVIILIPYHIWSARNKRKYECLERNHSFVVKAVLRDLIDFSKLVPINIKSVSELVFSRQLKVLISPSTTRKIVKVPWQCLPLVYWKLNIDGCSLGNPGCSGAGGILHDDQGIPSRLFANYEGISSNFVAGFIAFFAGINHTRSMNIRKPWIECDSMAVVMCIKNKKNSMDVSAGLVVLRAT